DNA sequence from the Paraburkholderia azotifigens genome:
CCTTCCTCACCGCATTTGAGATTAAGAAAGCAACTAACCGTCTGTTTTTTGAGGCGCTTGGGACCGGCAAGAGGCGGCCGTTGTATTCACGCATCGAGGTTTTCCAAAACAGGGGCAGGTCTGGAAGGCACATCCGATCGTGATGCTGCGATGCAATACAGATGAATCCGCCCTGCGGCGAACGACCACATCAAAAAATTGCTGCATTGCACTAGCGAATATCTAGGGAAAACCCTATACTTCTTCTTAAGGGAAAACCCTGAATCACCAACCAACCGGGAGTCGCCATGAACTATCTTTTCGCGCTGTTCCAAAAGGTTAGCGACCTCTTCGCGTCGCCTCACTTGCCTCTGGATTCGGATTATTCGTACGAAGCACGTCATCGCGAAGCGGAGCGTGTTCGCAAGTCCCAAGCAACCTTGTTCGGCATCCGTCTGACCGACTAATCGGCTAGACGTCGAAACAAAAAGACGTTGCACTGCGCATCTCGCCGCCATCCAGAAGCGGCGAACTGAAAAGCCCGGCCTTGCCGGGCTTTGTTTTTTCAGCCGGGAAATCGCGCTTACGTCGTCGCGCGCGTCGTCACAATCTGCCGCTCATTATTTCGCGACCGAAATGAATGTAACGGCGGCTTTAACCGAAACGGGCCGTCATGGAAAACCTGCCCGCATGCGGCCTTCTGAAAACGCGGCAGATCCCCGCGGCCACCACCGTCCGACGACGACTGTTTGTGAAATGTGCGCTTACAAGTCCTCACGTCTGTGAAAGTTCTGCGCCGCTAAAGTGGGTTTCAAGCGAACGGCGTAAATCTCAAGACCGTCCTGGTCGAACCAGCCGTCGCTCGCAACGAAACTCGAAAGGGAGAATAGCCATGAATGCCTTTAAGAAGACTTCGCGTTCGATCGTCGCCGTGCTGATCGCGGGTGGTGCTCTGCTCGGCGCCGGCAGCGCCTTCGCGCAGCACGCACCTGACTACGCGCAGCCGCACATGATGCCCGTCGGCGTGCAGGTCAATATCGGCTGGCACGGCGACCGTTACTGGGATGGTCACCGCTACTGGGCACACGACGAATGGATGCGTCATCACCCGCACGAGCGTGACCCGTACCACGATCATGGCCACCGTCCGCCGCCGGCGCGCTACTACTGATACTGATGCGCTGACGGCACGCATCGCGGCGTCTGAACCGACGTCGTGACGATGAATCAGGGCCGGCCGCTCGCACGAGCGCGCCGGCCTTGTCGCATCCGGCGTCGGAGATACCCTGTGCTGCGCTATGCTTGCCGGTTTCGGCCGACAACACAGCAAGAAACCCGATGTCGTCGACCGCGTGATGAAGTCGTCGCCCCGGCAAGCGCTGGGGCATTGTCGGACCCTTCGACGGCGCGGACATGGGCGGCCTCGACACGTTCGTCGATATCGGCAGTCACCTGGTGCCCGCACTTGCGAAGGACGAAGACGTGCTCGATCTGCTGCGCGAACAGGTGCAGGCGGGCCGTGTCGGCGTATGCAGCGGCGCGGGCTTTTACGATTGGGACGACGAGCAGGCCGCGAAGGTCGAGGCAGGACGCAAGCGCGTGATCCAGTCGAACGGAAAGAGCTGAGCCAGGAACGCGGCGCCGCCGCACATCGTGAACCCCAACCAGAGCGACATCATGTCGGACGTTTATTTCTACGATCCCGCCGCAGGCCACGGTCTGCCCCATGACCCGTTCAAGGCGATCGTGGCGCCGCGCCTGATCGGCTGGGTTTCGACGCGCTCGGCGAGCGGCCAGCTGAATCTTGCGCCATACAGCTTCTTCGGCGCATTTGCCACGTTTCCGTCGATCATCGGTTTCTCCAGCGAGGGCCGCAAGGACAGCATCCGCAACATCGAAGCGACGCGCGAATTCGTCTGGAATCTCGCGACGCGGCCGCTCGCCGAGCAAATGAACCGCACGTCCGCGCCTGTCGGACCCGAAGTCGACGAGTTCGCGTTGTCGGGCCTCACGGCCGTCGCGGGGCGCAACGTGACGGTGCCTCATGTCGGCGAATCGCCGGCTGCGCTCGAGTGCAAGCTGCTGCAAGTCGTGCAGTTGCACGACCTGAACGGCGTGCCGATGGACAACTGGCTCGCGCTCGGCCAGGTGGTCGGCGTGCATATCCAGAAGGCGTATCTGAAGGACGGCCTGTTCGATACGCACGCCGCTCAGCCGATCATGCGCGCGGGCTATCGGGCCGACTACGCGCAGATCGGCGACATGTTCCAGATGATTCGTCCGACAGCCTGACTCTCGCCTGCATCCGGGTTCATTCCGTGGCGGCTTCGTCGGATGACAGATCGACGTCGGCGGCTTCCGTGGCGGCGGGCGTCGTGCCCGCCGGCGACGCGGCGCTCGACGCCGCCGCAGGCGCGAGCGTCATCGAGCGTTGCACGCCGCGCGCGCTCACGGGCACGGCGCGCGGCTCGTTGTCGTGAATCACGGCGCGAATGCGCGGGTAGATCTGCTGTTCCCAGCGCTGCCCATTGAACACGCCATAGTGCCCGACGCCCGTCTGCACATGATGCGTCTTCAGATACGGCCGAAGCCTGTCGCACAGATCCTGCGCGGCGAGCGTCTGCCCGACGGCGCAAATGTCGTCGCGCTCGCCCTCCACCGTGAATAGCGCGGTGCGCCTGATCTTCGAAGGCTCGACGCGCCGTCCTCTCACTTCCAGTTCATGCAGCGGCAGCGCATGCCGCTGAAAGACGGTGTCGACGGTTTCGAGGTAAAAGTCGGCCGTCAGATCCATCGTTGCGAAATACTCTTCATAGAAGACACGAATGGCTTCGGCTTTTTCCGCGTCACCTTTCGACTGCTCGTGATACATCGTTTCGAACGACTCCAGATGCCGTTCGAGATTCATCGACATGAACGCGTTCAACTGCACGAAACCCGGATAGACGCGCCGGAACGCGCCCTGAAAGCCGAACGGCACGGCGCTGATCAGATTCTGCTCGAACCATTCGATCGGCTTGCTCTTCGCCAGCTCGTTGACACGCGTCGGGTTCACGCGCGTGTCGATCGGACCCGCCATCAGCGTCATGCTGGCAGGTTGCGCGGGGTGATCGTCGGCGGCCATCAGCGCGACGGCGGCGAGCGCGGCGACGGTCGGCTGACACACGGCGAGCAGATGCGTGCCCTGACCGATCGTGTCGGTGAAGTCGATCACGTGCTGCACGAACTCGTCGAAGCCAAAGCGTCCCGCCGACAGCGGCACGTCGCGCGGATTGTGCCAGTCGGTGATGTAGACGTCGTGCTCGGCGAGCATCGTACGCACTGTGCCGCGCAGGAGCGTCGCGAAGTGGCCCGACATCGGCGCGATTACGAGCACGCGCGGCTGCGGCACGTCGAACGACGCGTGTTTGCGGAAATGCAGCAGCGAACAGAAGGGCGTGGACTGCACGACCTCTTCGAGCACGTCGACCGGCTGTCCTTCGACTTCGACGCTGCGGATACCGAACGGCGGACGCGCATGCGTGAGGCCCGCGAGCGTCAGCAGATCGGCCGATGCACGCAGCGTCCGGCCAGACGGCGCGGCTGCGTAGTCGGGCCATGCGTCGAGCGCGCCGCGCACCAGAGACGCGCCGTGACGCAGCGGCAGCATGAAGTTGGCGAACGCCTGGTACGCCGGATAAGCGAGCGGATTCATGGCTTTCGCACAAAATGAGAACCTGGCGCGAGGAGAGGCAAGTCATATGCCAATGAAGCGGCGAGCGGCGTCGACGGAATGACCTGCGGGACCCATCCGTTGGCATAGCCCTTGCGCTTCACTGCGCAAGGTGCCGGCTGTGCCGCGAATTGGTGCGTGCATGCCCGGTATCGTGCATCGCGAGCGCCGAATCGCAGCGCGATGATCCTTCATGGAGCGAAGCAATGGCGAACACGCTGACCATCAGCAGCCGCAACTATTCTTCGTGGTCGCTGCGCGGCTGGCTGCTGGCGAAGTTCAGCGGCCTGCCGTTCGACGAGATCGTGATGCCCGTCGACGATCCCGCCGCACGCGCCGAACTGCTGCTGCTGTCGCCGTCGATACTCGTGCCCTGTCTCGTACACGACGGCATCAAGGTGTGGGACACGCTCGCGATCGCCGAATACCTGAACGAAGTGCGCCCGGAAGCCGGACTGTTGCCGAAGGATCGCAAGGCGCGCGCGCATTGCCGCGCGATCTGCGGCGAAATGCATTCGGGTTTCAGTTCGTTGCGCTCGGCGTTGCCGATGAACCTGAAAGCGCACTTTCCGGGCTTCAAGGTGTGGGCGCGCGCGCAGTCCGATATCGACCGGATCGTGACGATCTGGCGCGATTGTCTGGAGGAATACGGCGGGCCGTATCTGTTTGGCGAGCGTTGCGCCGCGGACGCGATGTACGCGCCCGTCGTGACGCGCTTCGTCACGTATGACGTGCAGCTCGATCCGGATATCGTCGCTTACGGGGAGCGCATCCTCGCGCTGCCCGAGATGCAGCAGTGGATCGCCGATGCGCAGAAGGAAGTCGACGAAATCGACGAACTCGACGTCGAGTTCTAGACGCGGCGCACGGGGCGCCGCGCCATTTCCGCGGCTTTCTAGTTGTGTCCGCCGAGCTTGAACACGGAGACGACTTCGGCGAGCTTGTCGGCCTGCGCGCTGAGATCGGCGGCCGCCTGTTCGGCATCGCTGACGAGCGCAGCGTTCTGCTGCGTCACTTCGCCGATCTGCGTGACAGCCGTGTTGACCTGCTCGATGCCGCTCGACTGCTCTTTCGAAGCAACGCTGATTTCGCCGATGATCGTCTGCACCTGGCCGACGCGGTCGACGATCGCGCGCATCGTCGTGCTCGCTTCCTCGGCGATGCGGAAGCCGCTCGATACCGTCGCCGTCGATTCCGCGATCACCGCTTCGATTTCCTTCGCCGCCGCCGCGCTGCGCTGCGCGAGCGCGCGCACTTCCGATGCGACCACCGCGAAGCCCTTGCCGTGCTCGCCCGCGCGCGCCGCTTCGACGGCTGCGTTCAACGCCAGAATGTTGGTCTGGAACGCGATGCCTTCGATCACGGTCGTGATGTCCGCGATCTTCTTCGACGACTGGCTGATCTCGCCCATCGTCGAGACAACGCGTTCGACCGCGCGGCCGCCGTCGAGCGCGGCTTCCGATGCGCTCGTCACCAGCGTGTTCGCCTGCGCCGCGTGACCGGCGTTCTGCTGCACGGTCGACGTGATTTCCTGCATGCTCGCCGCCGTCTCTTCGAGGCTGGCGGCCTGCGTGCCAATGCGCGAGGCGATCTCTTCGCTGCTGGCCGCGATCTTCGCCGTGCCGTCCGTCATATCGGTCGACGCGCTGCGCACTTGCGTGACGATGCGCGCCAGACCTTCGCCGATGCCGTCGATGGCCTGCATCAGACGGCCGATTTCGTCGGCGCGGCGGTCGTGGCTCGCCGACACGCGCACGCTCAGATCGCCCGACGCGAAACGCTCCGAGGCCTTCGCTGCTTCGTCGAGCGGGCGCGACACCAGGCGGCGCACGGCGATCAGGAACACGACGGCGAACACGCCGACCAGCACGAAGCCGATCAGCATGAAGCGGTTACGCGTGGAGACGACGTCAGCCATCACTTCGTCGCGCTTCGCGACGCCGCCGACCAGCCAGTTCCACTCGGGCACTGTGACGAACGACACGAACTTGTCCCGCGCGCCCGTTTCGCCGAGCGTCGCGTCCGCGCTCGAATATTCGATCTGGCCTTCCTTCTCGTCGAGCATGCGCTTGTACGGCGCGGCGTTTTCTTCGCCCATCTGGCCCGCTGCACCCGGATGCACGATCAGCTTGCCGCGATCCGCGCCGTTCGCCGCATTCATCACGAAGTAGTAGCCCGTGTCGCCGATCTTCAGCTGGCGGATGCCGTCTTCGACCGACTTGATCTGCGTATCGACATCGACGCCGACGAACAGCGCGCCGATCACCTTGCCGCTCGCGTCGGTAATGGGTTTGTACTGCGTGATGTAGCGCTTGCCGAACAGCGTCGCGAGACCCGTAAAGGTCTTGTTCGCGGCGACGGGACCATAAGCGGGGCCCTTGCGGTCGAGCAGCGTGCCGATTGCGCGCGAGCCGTCCTGCTTCTTCAGGGAGGTCGTCACGCGCACGAAGTCGTCGCCCGTGCGCGCGAAAATCGTCGCGATCGCGCCGCTTTGAGCGAGGAATTGATCGGGAATCGAGAAGTCGTTGTTCAACACCTTGTCGCCGGCCTTGAAGACGGGCGTCGGCGTGCCGCCGATGTCGATCTTCTGCGTCTCGTCGAGCGCGTAGTCCGGCGGCAGGAAGCTCGCGAAGAGCGTCATCGAGCGGCCGACTTCCGCGGTAAGCGCCTTGTCGAACAGCGAGATCATCGCGGCGATCGAGCGATCTTTCTCGGTTATGCGCGACAGCACCTGGTCGCTGATCAGCGTGCCGGCCGTGCGCGTCACCGCAAATGTAAATGCGGCAAAAATGACAGCCACGAGCGCGCACGAGAGCATGGCGAGCCTGGCGCCCACGCTGGCGCGGCGCAAAGAAAGGATATCCATGTGTGGTCTTGCAGATATTGGGAAGGGAGCCGCGCTGACGCGTCGCGGGCGACGCGTGAGGGCAGCCTGATTCCTGTTATCGGCAGGACAATCGACTTCCTTTAATTTTGAAAGGTAGAAGTTTGATTCAAATCAATGCGAAGACCGCCAGGTTCGTAGTAAGAGCGCGTTCGTCACGACGCTGACGCTGGAAAACGCCATTGCCGCGCCCGCGATCATCGGGTTCAGCAGCCCGAACGCGGCGAGCGGAATGCCGATCAGGTTGTAGACGAACGCCCAGAACAGGTTCTGGCGGATCTTGTTCCACGTGCGGCGCGAGATGTCGATGGCGTCGGCGACGAGCGCCGGATCGCCGCGCATCAGCGTGATGCCGGCCGCGTGCATCGCGACGTCGGTGCCCGTCGCCATCGCGATGCCGATGTCCGCGGCGGCGAGCGCGGGCGCGTCGTTGATGCCGTCGCCCGCCATCGCGACCACGCTCGACGTGCGGATCTTGAGATCGTGCACGACGCGCGCCTTGTCGGACGGCAGCACCTGCGCGTGGACTTCGTCGATGCCGAGCGCCGCGGCGACGCTTTTCGCGCTGCCTTCGTTGTCGCCCGTCACGAGCGCGCTCGTCACGCCCATCCGCGACAGCCGTTCGATTGCGGCGCGTGCGCCTGGCTTGAGCGTGTCGCCGAACGCGATCAGCGCGAGCGTTTGAGTCCGTGCGTCCGCTTTGTCCCGCTTGATGAGCCACGAAATCGTGTTGCCTTGCGCTTCGAGTTCGCGCGCGCGGCCGACGAGGGCGGGCTGCGGCGCGACATTCAGCTCGGCGAGCCAGCGGCTGCTGCCGATCGCGTAGGTCTCGCCGTCGATATCCGCTTCCACGCCGCGCCCCGCGACGGCGCGCGCGTCGCTGCCGGGAAGAAGCGCCGCGCCGCCGCTTTGCGCGTCGAACGCTTTCACGACGGCCTTCGCCAGCGGATGCTCGCTGTGCCGCTGCACGGCCGCGGCAAGCGCGAGCGCCTGCGCCCGGTCGACGCCTTGCGCCGCCTCGAACGCCGTCACGGACGGTTGGCCGACCGTCAGCGTGCCCGTTTTGTCGAATGCGACGACGCGCACCTGATGCGCGATTTCGAGCGCCTGCGCATCCTTGATCAGCACGCCGTGGCGCGCGGCAACGCCCGTGCCCGCCATGATCGCCGTCGGCGTGGCGAGGCCGAGCGCGCACGGGCAGGCGATGACCAGCACCGCGACCGCGTTGAGGATCGCCGTTTCCGCGCTGTGTCCCGTCACGAGCCAGCCGAGCAGCGTAGCGAGCGCGATCGCCAGAATGGCCGGGACGAAGATTTCGCTCACGCGGTCCACCAGCCGCTGGATGGGCGCCTTCTCCGCCTGCGCCGTTTCGACGAGCCGGATGATGCGGGCGAGCGTCGTTTCCGCACCGATGGCCGTCGTCGTCACCGTGATCGCACCTTCGCCGTTGATCGAGCCGGCCGTCACGCGGTCGTCGGGCTGTTTCGGCACGGGCAGGCTCTCGCCCG
Encoded proteins:
- a CDS encoding flavin reductase family protein, with protein sequence MSDVYFYDPAAGHGLPHDPFKAIVAPRLIGWVSTRSASGQLNLAPYSFFGAFATFPSIIGFSSEGRKDSIRNIEATREFVWNLATRPLAEQMNRTSAPVGPEVDEFALSGLTAVAGRNVTVPHVGESPAALECKLLQVVQLHDLNGVPMDNWLALGQVVGVHIQKAYLKDGLFDTHAAQPIMRAGYRADYAQIGDMFQMIRPTA
- a CDS encoding polyhydroxyalkanoate depolymerase → MNPLAYPAYQAFANFMLPLRHGASLVRGALDAWPDYAAAPSGRTLRASADLLTLAGLTHARPPFGIRSVEVEGQPVDVLEEVVQSTPFCSLLHFRKHASFDVPQPRVLVIAPMSGHFATLLRGTVRTMLAEHDVYITDWHNPRDVPLSAGRFGFDEFVQHVIDFTDTIGQGTHLLAVCQPTVAALAAVALMAADDHPAQPASMTLMAGPIDTRVNPTRVNELAKSKPIEWFEQNLISAVPFGFQGAFRRVYPGFVQLNAFMSMNLERHLESFETMYHEQSKGDAEKAEAIRVFYEEYFATMDLTADFYLETVDTVFQRHALPLHELEVRGRRVEPSKIRRTALFTVEGERDDICAVGQTLAAQDLCDRLRPYLKTHHVQTGVGHYGVFNGQRWEQQIYPRIRAVIHDNEPRAVPVSARGVQRSMTLAPAAASSAASPAGTTPAATEAADVDLSSDEAATE
- a CDS encoding glutathione S-transferase family protein — encoded protein: MANTLTISSRNYSSWSLRGWLLAKFSGLPFDEIVMPVDDPAARAELLLLSPSILVPCLVHDGIKVWDTLAIAEYLNEVRPEAGLLPKDRKARAHCRAICGEMHSGFSSLRSALPMNLKAHFPGFKVWARAQSDIDRIVTIWRDCLEEYGGPYLFGERCAADAMYAPVVTRFVTYDVQLDPDIVAYGERILALPEMQQWIADAQKEVDEIDELDVEF
- a CDS encoding methyl-accepting chemotaxis protein; the protein is MDILSLRRASVGARLAMLSCALVAVIFAAFTFAVTRTAGTLISDQVLSRITEKDRSIAAMISLFDKALTAEVGRSMTLFASFLPPDYALDETQKIDIGGTPTPVFKAGDKVLNNDFSIPDQFLAQSGAIATIFARTGDDFVRVTTSLKKQDGSRAIGTLLDRKGPAYGPVAANKTFTGLATLFGKRYITQYKPITDASGKVIGALFVGVDVDTQIKSVEDGIRQLKIGDTGYYFVMNAANGADRGKLIVHPGAAGQMGEENAAPYKRMLDEKEGQIEYSSADATLGETGARDKFVSFVTVPEWNWLVGGVAKRDEVMADVVSTRNRFMLIGFVLVGVFAVVFLIAVRRLVSRPLDEAAKASERFASGDLSVRVSASHDRRADEIGRLMQAIDGIGEGLARIVTQVRSASTDMTDGTAKIAASSEEIASRIGTQAASLEETAASMQEITSTVQQNAGHAAQANTLVTSASEAALDGGRAVERVVSTMGEISQSSKKIADITTVIEGIAFQTNILALNAAVEAARAGEHGKGFAVVASEVRALAQRSAAAAKEIEAVIAESTATVSSGFRIAEEASTTMRAIVDRVGQVQTIIGEISVASKEQSSGIEQVNTAVTQIGEVTQQNAALVSDAEQAAADLSAQADKLAEVVSVFKLGGHN
- a CDS encoding heavy metal translocating P-type ATPase gives rise to the protein MTELATPRATGISRPAASPELDIQGMTCASCALRVEKALAKVPGVARASVNLATEKATVDADASVAVDTLVNAVRKAGYEAQPAYGAAPPASGAAATAELAELAELAELAIGGMTCAACSGRVEKALARIPGVTSATVNLATEKATVTTNGAVGVDQLIAAITKAGYQATPLSADDTTPAAAEDKDAAARQAVRRELGAVAVCALLTLPLIVPMFAEPLGLHAMLPATLQLALASVVQFVFGARFYRAAWKAVRAWSGNMDLLVALGTSAAYGVSVYQLALHPGDTMHLYFEASAVVITLVRFGKWLEARAKRQTTDAIRALNALRPDRARIVVGTEEHEVPLAQVRVGMTVAIRPGERVPVDGSVLQGRTHIDESLITGESLPVPKQPDDRVTAGSINGEGAITVTTTAIGAETTLARIIRLVETAQAEKAPIQRLVDRVSEIFVPAILAIALATLLGWLVTGHSAETAILNAVAVLVIACPCALGLATPTAIMAGTGVAARHGVLIKDAQALEIAHQVRVVAFDKTGTLTVGQPSVTAFEAAQGVDRAQALALAAAVQRHSEHPLAKAVVKAFDAQSGGAALLPGSDARAVAGRGVEADIDGETYAIGSSRWLAELNVAPQPALVGRARELEAQGNTISWLIKRDKADARTQTLALIAFGDTLKPGARAAIERLSRMGVTSALVTGDNEGSAKSVAAALGIDEVHAQVLPSDKARVVHDLKIRTSSVVAMAGDGINDAPALAAADIGIAMATGTDVAMHAAGITLMRGDPALVADAIDISRRTWNKIRQNLFWAFVYNLIGIPLAAFGLLNPMIAGAAMAFSSVSVVTNALLLRTWRSSH